The nucleotide window CGCCCCCCTTCCCGTTTGTTTTGTCTGAGACAAGTCTCACGCCCAAAGGGGCATTATTTCAGGAGGCCTGCTTCCTTGTAGAATTTTTCTGCGCCCGGATGCAGCGGAATACCAACGCCGTTGAGCGCGGTATCGGCGGTGATCATCTTGCCCTTGGCATGGCCTGCATCAAGAAGCTTGCGGGTGTTGGGGTTCCACAAAGCCTTGGTGATGTTGTAGATCAGCTCTTCCGGCTGGTCGGCACTGGTAACCCACTGGGCGCCAACAGACAGGGTCTTCACATCATCGGCATTGCCGTCATAGGTGCCGCCAGGAATGGTGTCCGGGCCGAAGAATTTGAAGTCTTCGCAGATCTTCGGAGCTTCTTCGCAAGTGATCGGAATCATCTTGACAGAATGCTGGCTGGCCAGTTCGGAAATCGCACCGGCAGGATAGCCACCAACGAAGAAGAAGGCATCCATGGCACCGTCACGCATACGGTCGGCAGCCTGATCGGGCTTCAGATATTCCGGCGTGATGTCGGCTTCGGTGAGACCATAGCCGTTAAGGATGATCTTGGCGTCGACAAGGGTGCCAGAACCGGGTTCATCCATGGAAACGCGCTTGCCCTTGAGGTCGGCAACGCTGTTGATCCCGGAATCGGCGCTCACAACAAGGTGGATACTTTCCGGATAGAGGTTGGCAATGGCGCGCAGTTTGTCGACGGCCGGTTTGCCTTCCCAGATGCCGGTGCCAGTGTAGGCCCAGGTGGCGACGTCAGACTGGGAGAAACCGGATTCCAGAGAACCGCCGGCAATCGCGTTGATATTGGCAACAGAGCCGTTGGCCGACAGTGCCGAAGCGATCAGGCCAGGAACGCCGCATGAGCCGCCCTTGTCGCATGGACGAGACCCCGGAGGGTTGGAAATCGCATTCGCAAGGAGGCCGCCAATTGGGTAATAGGTGCCGGCGGTGCCGCCTGTTCCGATACGGAAGAAAGCCATGTCCTGGGCGCTGGCGGCCGAGGCAACGAGGCTGAGCGCAAAGGCAACGCCGGTCAAAATCTTAGTATGCTTCACAATATATCTCCTAACATCCGCTGCATTGATCAA belongs to uncultured Cohaesibacter sp. and includes:
- a CDS encoding TAXI family TRAP transporter solute-binding subunit; this encodes MKHTKILTGVAFALSLVASAASAQDMAFFRIGTGGTAGTYYPIGGLLANAISNPPGSRPCDKGGSCGVPGLIASALSANGSVANINAIAGGSLESGFSQSDVATWAYTGTGIWEGKPAVDKLRAIANLYPESIHLVVSADSGINSVADLKGKRVSMDEPGSGTLVDAKIILNGYGLTEADITPEYLKPDQAADRMRDGAMDAFFFVGGYPAGAISELASQHSVKMIPITCEEAPKICEDFKFFGPDTIPGGTYDGNADDVKTLSVGAQWVTSADQPEELIYNITKALWNPNTRKLLDAGHAKGKMITADTALNGVGIPLHPGAEKFYKEAGLLK